Proteins encoded within one genomic window of Gambusia affinis linkage group LG09, SWU_Gaff_1.0, whole genome shotgun sequence:
- the pcdh11 gene encoding protocadherin-11 X-linked isoform X2, with product MNLASQVHVLVALLTCLVLLCKAQERDYIVKEEQQENVRIGNLRKDLDLNLDPNIRLSSPLQFKPVYKTGDVPLVRVEANTGEIFTTNHRIDREKLCSGIFTEKRCYYEIEVAVLPDEIFRLVKIRFLIEDVNDNAPLFQSTVINISIPENTAINTRYPVPSAFDPDVGINGIQHYELVKSVNEFGLDIIETPEGDKWPQLIVQQNLDREQKDTFVMKIKVEDGGNPPKSSTAILQVTISDVNDNRPIFRDSELEVSVPENAPMGTSVAQLHATDADLGSNAQVHFSFSNQISSSTKRHFAINSSTGLITVKQPLDREVTPVHKLIVLASDGSSTPSRATVIVNVTDVNDNVPSIDTRYIINLVNGTVLLSENAPLNTKIALITVTDKDADLYGKVACYTDHDVPFRLKPVFNDQFLLETAAPLDYETTREYAIKIVASDRGTPPLNTSAMVLIKIKDENDNAPIFPQPEFQLSIPENNDPLMQLIKISATDADSGHNAEIIYTLGPDAPDGFNIDRRSGILSVGKRLDREKQERYSFTVIARDNGSAPLQSNVTVRLIVQDLNDNSPAFTHPEYNFYVPENLPLYGTVGLITVTDTDAGDNAVITLSILNGKDNFIIDPQTGVIKPNITFDREQQSSYTFMVKAVDGGQPPSSSYAKVTINVVDVNDNRPVFVIPSSNYSYDLVRTTTSPGSVVTRVFAIDNDTGMNAELQYSIISNIIITSRVSPRGLFSIDKTTGNITLQEKIVLADQGLHRLVVKVKDLGQPESLHAIALVHLFVNDTVSNSTFIQEQLRKSMETPLDRNIGDNEITPQTNGYVIVVIAIIAGTMTVILVIFVTALVRCRQTPRHKVVQKGKQSGEWVSPNQENRQIKKKKKRKKRSPKSLLLNFVTIDESKPEDPTHEHVNGTLDLPVELEEQTMGKYNWATTPTTFKPDSPDLAKHYKSASPQPTFQIKPETPVAPKKHHVIQELPLDNTFVVGCDSLSKCSSTSSDPYSVSECGCQGGFKAAGQIATRQEMALKPPHYGTLCGTGTARSHRIKINL from the exons ATGAACTTGGCAAGTCAGGTGCATGTTCTGGTGGCCTTGCTCACCTGTTTGGTCTTATTATGCAAGGCCCAGGAGAGGGACTATATCGtgaaggaggagcagcaggagaacGTTCGCATTGGGAATCTGCGCAAGGACCTCGACCTTAACCTGGACCCCAACATCAGACTGTCCTCTCCGCTGCAGTTCAAGCCTGTGTATAAGACGGGCGACGTGCCTTTGGTGAGGGTCGAGGCCAACACAGGGGAGATTTTCACCACCAATCACAGGATTGACCGGGAGAAGCTGTGCTCGGGGATCTTCACGGAGAAACGCTGCTACTACGAGATCGAGGTGGCGGTGCTGCCCGACGAGATCTTTCGATTGGTTAAGATCCGGTTCCTGATTGAGGATGTGAATGACAATGCACCCCTCTTCCAGTCCACTGTAATAAACATCTCCATCCCTGAAAACACAGCCATCAACACCCGATACCCAGTGCCATCAGCATTTGACCCTGATGTGGGAATTAATGGGATCCAACACTATGAGCTGGTCAAG agTGTCAATGAGTTTGGCTTAGACATCATTGAGACCCCTGAAGGTGACAAGTGGCCACAACTCATTGTTCAGCAGAATCTTGATCGGGAGCAAAAGGACACCTTTGTGATGAAGATCAAGGTTGAAGATGGTGGCAACCCCCCTAAATCTAGCACTGCCATTCTCCAGGTTACCATTTCTGATGTCAACGACAATCGTCCTATCTTCAGGGACAGTGAGTTGGAAGTCTCTGTTCCAGAAAATGCTCCGATGGGGACTTCTGTGGCCCAGCTTCATGCCACAGATGCAGACCTGGGTTCCAATGCACAGGTCCATTTTTCATTCAGCAACCAGATCTCCTCCTCAACCAAGCGTCATTTTGCCATCAACAGCTCTACTGGACTGATTACTGTAAAGCAACCTCTAGACCGTGAAGTTACTCCTGTTCATAAACTCATTGTTCTCGCAAGTGATGGCAGCTCAACCCCATCAAGAGCCACAGTGATTGTCAATGTCACAGATGTTAATGACAATGTTCCTTCCATAGACACTCGTTACATTATCAACCTGGTAAATGGGACTGTTCTACTGTCTGAGAATGCTCCTCTCAACACCAAAATAGCCCTTATTACTGTTACTGACAAGGATGCCGATCTGTATGGCAAAGTGGCTTGCTACACTGACCATGATGTTCCTTTCCGGCTTAAGCCTGTCTTTAATGATCAGTTCTTACTGGAGACAGCTGCCCCTTTAGATTATGAGACCACTCGTGAATATGCTATTAAGATAGTGGCCTCGGACAGAGGAACGCCTCCTTTGAACACTTCTGCTATGGTCTTAATTAAAATCAAGGATGAGAATGACAATGCACCCATTTTCCCTCAACCTGAATTTCAACTGTCAATACCAGAGAACAATGACCCCTTAATGCAGTTAATAAAAATCAGTGCCACTGATGCAGATAGCGGACACAATGCTGAGATTATTTATACTCTTGGCCCTGATGCACCGGACGGGTTTAACATAGACAGGCGATCAGGAATTCTCTCTGTTGGGAAACGACTGGACAGAGAGAAGCAAGAGAGGTACTCATTCACTGTCATAGCAAGAGACAATGGCTCAGCACCCTTACAGAGTAATGTCACTGTTAGGCTAATTGTTCAGGACCTCAATGACAACAGCCCAGCTTTCACTCACCCTGAGTACAACTTCTATGTGCCTGAGAACCTGCCGCTTTATGGGACAGTGGGCTTGATCACAGTGACAGATACAGATGCTGGAGATAATGCTGTTATCACCTTGTCTATTTTGAACGGCAAAGACAATTTCATCATTGACCCTCAAACTGGTGTGATCAAACCAAATATCACCTTTGACAGGGAGCAGCAAAGCTCATATACCTTCATGGTCAAAGCAGTTGATGGAGGACAGCCTCCAAGTTCCTCCTATGCCAAGGTCACAATTAATGTTGTCGATGTGAATGACAATCGCCCTGTGTTTGTTATCCCTTCCTCCAATTATTCATATGACCTCGTACGAACCACCACCTCCCCAGGTTCTGTGGTGACCAGAGTGTTTGCCATTGACAATGACACAGGTATGAACGCTGAGTTGCAGTACAGTATCATCAGcaacatcatcatcacatcTAGGGTCTCCCCTCGAGGTCTCTTTTCCATCGACAAAACAACGGGTAACATAACACTGCAGGAGAAAATTGTACTAGCTGATCAGGGACTGCATAGACTGGTGGTCAAGGTCAAAGATTTAGGCCAACCTGAGTCATTACATGCTATTGCACTTGTACACTTGTTTGTCAATGACACTGTGTCAAATTCTACCTTTATCCAAGAGCAGCTGCGAAAAAGTATGGAAACACCATTGGATCGTAATATAGGGGACAATGAGATAACGCCTCAAACCAACGGATATGTAATTGTTGTAATAGCGATCATAGCAGGAACCATGACTGTTATTTTGGTGATATTTGTCACCGCCTTGGTGCGCTGCCGGCAGACACCTAGACATAAAGTAGTACAGAAAGGCAAGCAGAGTGGGGAGTGGGTGTCACCCAACCAAGAGAACCGtcaaatcaagaagaagaagaagaggaagaagcgATCTCCTAAGAGCCTTCTCCTAAACTTTGTGACCATAGATGAATCCAAGCCTGAAGACCCCACACATGAGCATGTTAATGGCACCCTGGATCTTCCTGTAGAGCTTGAGGAACAGACCATGGGAAAGTACAATTGGGCGACCACGCCTACAACCTTCAAACCTGACAGCCCAGACTTAGCCAAGCATTATAAATCTGCATCCCCTCAGCCCACATTTCAAATCAAACCAGAAACTCCGGTGGCGCCTAAGAAACATCACGTGATCCAGGAGCTCCCCTTGGACAATACGTTTGTGGTGGGCTGCGACTCACTCTCCAAGTGTTCATCGACTAGCTCCGACCCATACAGTGTCTCAGAGTGCGGCTGTCAGGGGGGATTCAAGGCTGCAGGGCAAATCGCCACCCGGCAG